In Erigeron canadensis isolate Cc75 chromosome 1, C_canadensis_v1, whole genome shotgun sequence, a single window of DNA contains:
- the LOC122591120 gene encoding receptor protein kinase CLAVATA1, with protein sequence SHQIKRKHIEMIIFIFLHIFLSTYCFKFSNAFSDLDVLMKIKSSLVASNTSELLNDWKVTNSHCTFSGISCDQNSRVTSLTISYVPLFGTIPPEIGLLNKLVNLTLVSDNLTGELPIEMSSLTSIKFINISSNSFFGDFPGNLVVTMKDIEAFDVYNNNFTGKLPIEFVTLPKLKILYLGGNYFSGEIPESYSLFQKLEILGIQANDLSGMIPGSLSKIPTLTHLYLGYFNSYQGGIPSQFGLFKSLKLLDIAGCNLTGEIPSSLSNLKMLHTLFLQWNNLSGEIPHEMSKMVSLMSLDLSNNNLSGGIPESFGELRNLTLISLFHNRLAGPLPKFIGDLPNLEVLQIWENNFTFELPENLGRNGRLKNLDVTGNHLTGPIPKDLCKGGKLELLILMENYFFGALPEELGSCKSLTKIRITSNFINGTIPAGIFTLPQLTMLELDDNYLTGQLPTKMYSESLQSISMSNNRITGNIPRAFGDLVNLSTLSLESNKFVGEIPEEIFKLKKLYKINMSDNNLTGEIPGSISTCVQLTAIDISRNNLFGEFPKGILSLFNLNILNVSRNQFSGEIPDKLGHMISLTVLDLSYNEFSGRVPLDGQLKDFDDTIFAGNPDLCLPQVVHCPIISRPRNKHHYSLTTSKVMIIVISIITTILLFMLTFILVNKKRLERSKVWKLTTFQRLNLKVEDVLECLKDENIIGKGGAGIVYRGSMANGVDIAIKRLMGRNHGFDAEIQTLGKIRHRNIVRLLGYVSNRENKLLIYEYMSHGSLGEILHGLKGGYLQWETRYKIAVEAAKGLCYLHHDCSPMILHRDVKSNNILLDSDYEAHVADFGLAKFLIDTGASECMSAIAGSYGYIAPEYAYTLKVDEKSDVYSFGVVLLELIAGKKPVGEFGDGVDIVRWVRETISEHSDPSDEAAVLAVLDYRLKDYPLESVINLFKIAMICVEEESTARPTMREVVHMLTNPPQSQPPQQQCLLTP encoded by the exons TCCcaccaaataaaaagaaaacatatcgAAATGATAATATTCATTTTCCTACATATCTTCTTATCAACTTATTGCTTCAAATTCTCTAATGCATTTTCAGATTTAGACGTTTTAATGAAGATCAAATCGTCGTTAGTTGCCTCAAACACGTCTGAACTCTTAAACGACTGGAAAGTCACAAACTCACATTGCACCTTTTCGGGCATCTCATGTGACCAAAACTCTCGTGTGACATCTCTAACAATATCATACGTTCCATTATTTGGAACCATTCCACCCGAAATCGGTCTTTTAAACAAACTAGTCAATCTCACACTTGTATCCGATAACCTCACGGGTGAACTCCCAATCGAGATGTCAAGTTTAACATCTATTAAATTCATTAACATCTCCTCCAATTCTTTCTTTGGTGACTTTCCAGGAAATTTAGTCGTTACGATGAAAGATATCGAAGCGTTTGATGTGTACAACAATAACTTCACTGGCAAATTGCCTATAGAGTTTGTCACGTTAccgaaattaaaaattttgtaccTAGGAGGTAATTATTTTAGTGGTGAAATACCCGAATCTTACtccttgtttcaaaagctagaAATTTTGGGAATTCAAGCGAACGATTTATCTGGAATGATTCCGGGTAGCTTATCAAAAATACCGACTCTTACACATCTTTACTTAGGATATTTCAATAGTTACCAAGGAGGAATTCCGTCACAATTTGGTCTTTTTAAGTCTCTAAAGTTGTTAGATATCGCGGGATGTAATCTAACGGGTGAAATTCCATCTAGTTTATCAAACTTAAAAATGTTACATACTTTGTTTCTTCAATGGAATAATCTAAGTGGTGAAATACCTCACGAGATGTCGAAAATGGTTAGCCTGATGTCGTTAGATTTGTCGAATAATAATTTAAGTGGTGGGATACCGGAGAGTTTTGGGGAGTTGAGGAATTTGACGTTGATAAGTTTGTTTCATAACCGGCTCGCGGGACCTCTTCCGAAGTTTATTGGGGATTTGCCGAATCTTGAAGTGTTGCAGATTTGGGAGAATAATTTCACGTTTGAGTTGCCGGAGAATCTTGGTCGTAATGGAAGGTTGAAAAACCTTGATGTTACCGGGAATCACCTTACTGGACCTATTCCAAAAGATTTGTGCAAAGGAG GCAAGTTAGAACTTCTAATCTTAATGGAGAACTACTTCTTTGGGGCCCTGCCAGAAGAACTTGGCAGCTGCAAGTCCTTGACCAAAATTCGAATCACAAGCAACTTCATCAATGGCACCATCCCTGCTGGCATCTTCACCTTGCCCCAGCTCACCATGCTCGAGCTCGACGACAACTATCTAACGGGCCAACTTCCAACCAAAATGTACAGTGAGTCTCTTCAGAGCATTTCAATGTCTAACAACCGAATCACGGGTAACATACCTCGTGCATTTGGTGACTTAGTGAACTTATCCACTCTATCTTTAGAATCAAATAAGTTCGTTGGCGAAATCCCAGAAGAGATATTCAAGTTAAAAAAGCTGTACAAGATTAATATGAGTGACAATAATCTCACTGGTGAGATTCCGGGTTCTATTAGTACTTGTGTTCAGCTTACTGCGATTGATATAAGCCGTAACAATTTGTTTGGAGAGTTTCCAAAAGGGATTTtaagtttgtttaatttgaaCATACTTAATGTGTCTAGGAATCAGTTTAGTGGTGAGATTCCAGATAAGTTGGGTCATATGATAAGCTTAACGGTTTTGGATCTATCGTATAATGAGTTCTCTGGGAGAGTCCCACTCGACGGGCAACTAAAAGATTTTGATGACACCATCTTTGCTGGTAACCCGGATCTTTGTTTACCCCAAGTGGTTCATTGTCCTATCATTTCTAGACCGCGAAACAAGCACCATTATTCGCTGACAACATCAAAGGTTATGATAATTGTCATTTCCATAATCACGACTATATTGTTGTTCATGCTGACATTCATCTTGGTGAACAAGAAACGTCTCGAGAGGTCTAAAGTGTGGAAGCTAACTACTTTCCAACGGTTGAACTTGAAAGTTGAAGATGTTTTAGAATGTTTGAAAGATGAAAACATAATAGGCAAAGGAGGTGCTGGGATTGTGTATCGTGGGTCGATGGCTAATGGTGTTGACATTGCAATCAAAAGGTTAATGGGAAGGAACCACGGGTTTGATGCTGAGATTCAAACATTGGGAAAGATTAGGCATAGGAACATAGTGAGATTGCTTGGATACGTATCAAATCGTGAAAACAAGTTGTTGATTTATGAGTATATGTCTCATGGGAGTTTAGGAGAGATTTTGCATGGGTTGAAAGGGGGGTATTTGCAATGGGAAACAAGGTACAAGATCGCGGTGGAGGCTGCTAAGGGATTGTGTTACCTTCATCATGATTGCTCGCCGATGATACTACATCGTGATGTGAAATCAAACAATATATTGTTGGATTCTGATTATGAAGCTCATGTTGCTGATTTCGGGCTTGCTAAGTTCTTGATAGATACTGGTGCTTCCGAATGTATGTCTGCAATTGCTGGATCTTATGGCTACATTGCACCAG AGTATGCATACACGTTAAAAGTGGATGAAAAGAGTGATGTGTATAGTTTTGGGGTTGTGCTTCTTGAATTGATAGCTGGTAAGAAGCCGGTTGGGGAATTTGGTGATGGAGTAGACATTGTGAGGTGGGTACGGGAGACCATATCAGAGCATTCTGACCCATCAGATGAGGCTGCAGTGCTAGCGGTGTTGGATTATAGGCTCAAAGACTATCCACTAGAAAGTGTGATAAACCTCTTCAAAATTGCGATGATTTGTGTTGAGGAGGAGAGCACGGCTCGACCTACAATGAGGGAAGTTGTTCACATGCTCACGAATCCTCCTCAGTCTCAACCACCTCAGCAGCAATGCCTGCTCACTCCTTAA